TCTTCTCCACCATGGTGGACATGACCGAGGCCTTCGAGAAGGACAAGGAGCTTTCCAGGCTGCACGGGCTCTTGGCCGGGTTCCTGGACAACTCCCCCCTGCCGTCCTGCATCACCGACCCCCGCGACCGCGTGGTGCTGGTCAACGCGGCCTGGAAGCGCTTCACCGGGCGGGGAGAGGAGCAGTCCGTGGGCAGGCCGCTTTCGGACATCTTCGGCGCCGAGACAGCGGCCCGCTTCTCGGACGCCGCCGCCCAGGTCCGCCGGCAGGGCGCTCCCCTCGAGCGCGAGGAGCAGGTGACCATGGGCGATCGCTCCTCCGTCCTGCGCACCATCAAGTTTCCCCTGACCTTCGGCGAGGGGGCCGATCCCCTGGTGGGCTGCGTCGCCCTGGACGTCACTGGCGAGAAGGAGGCCGAGGCCCTGCTCGTGCAGGCCAAGGAGCGGGCCGAGGCGGCCAACCGCGCCAAGAGCGACTTTCTGGCCAACATGAGCCACGAGCTGCGTACCCCGCTGAACGGCGCCATGGGCATGCTCCAGCTCCTGCGCACCACGCAGATGGCCCCGGACCAGCAGGAATACGCGGACATCGCCCTGCAGTCCTGCTCCACCCTGACCCAGCTGCTCTCCGACCTCCTCGACCTCTCGCGCATCGAGGCGGGCGAGACCGCCCTGGAAGAGGAGTTCTTCAAGCTGCGCGACGTGCTGCAGAGCATCGTCGCCGTGTTCGAGCACGGGGCCAGGGAGAAGGGGATCGGGCTCACGCTGCACATGCAGGAGGACATCCCGGAGATCGTCTTCGGCGACGTGGCCAAGATCCGCCAGATCCTGCTGAACCTCGTGGGCAACGCGGTCAAGTTCACGGAAAGCGGCGAGGTGCGGGTGGAGGCGGCGAGCCTGCCCCGCACGGCCGGGGCCATGCGGGTCCTCCTGCGGGTCGTGGACACGGGTATCGGCATCCCGGACGACAGGCTGCAGGAGATGTTCGAGCCCTTCACCCAGATGGAGAGCTCCTACACCCGCCGCTACCAGGGAGCCGGGCTCGGCCTTCGCATCGTCAAGCGGCTGGTCGGGCTGCTGCGCGGCAACGCGTGCATCTCCTCCCTGCCGGGAGAGGGCACCGAGGCCCTGGTGCGCCTCGACCTGAAGACGGCCGAGGATGCGCCGCGCATCAGCCGGGCCGCTCACGGGCAGCAGGCCCGGGAGGAGGCGCCGCCCGCGGCCGAACCGGGCAGGAAGCGCATCCTCCTGGTCGAGGACGACCGCATCAACCAGCTCGCCCTGCGCATCGGCCTCGAGCAGCACGGCTACGAGGTGAGCACGGCGAGCAACGGCCGCGAGGCCGTGGAGCGCTTTGCCGAGGGCGGGGCGGACCTGGTGGTCATGGACATCCAGATGCCGGTCATGAACGGCATGGAGGCCACGCGGCTCATCCGCGAGACCGAGGCGGGCAGGCAGGTGCCCATCGTCGCGGTCACGGCCTATGCCATGCGCGGCGATTCCGAGGCCTTCCTGCAGGAGGGCATGGATGCCTATCTCGCCAAGCCGGTCGATTTCGACGAGCTGCTGCGCACGATCACGCGGCTCAAGGCGCCCGTGGGAGAAAAACGGGGCTAGGCAGCCCGGGAACAGGGAGGTGAAATGGGCGAGGCACGGCAGATGTCCCCGCTTTCCGCCGACCAGATAGGGCAGGAAGCCAGGAGTCGGCTCTCCGAAGGGCTCAAGGCGGCTTCGGAGGACATCCTGGAGCGCGTCCTGCAGTATGCCGAGCGCCAGGGCTACACCCGCCGCACGACCATGCACCGCGGGGCCTGGGAGATGTCCGTGGAGGGCCTGCGGCGCGCCCTGGTCTCCTCCCTGGTCGCGGGCAGCCCGCTCGAGTTCGAGCCGGAGGATCGCTTCTCCGAAGGCTCGGCGGCCGATTTCGCCATCGCCGAGGCCCGGGCGCACCGGGGACGGGGCGTGCCCCTGTCCATGTTCCTCGGACTCTTCAAGTACTACCGCTCGGGCTTTCTCGAGGCCGCGCGCGCCCTCGCCTCCGGGGACGCGGAGGCGGAGGCCTTCGGCCTGCTCGTGAGCCGCTTCTTCGACCGCGTGGAGCTCGGGATGGTCGAGGAATGGATCGGCCACGGCGCGGACGAGCGCCTGGCCGAGCTGCAGGCGGCCAACCGCCTCCTGACGAGCGAGAAGAACACCTACCAGGCGGCCTTCGAGAACGCCTTCGCGCCGGTCTTCATCTTCGGTCCCGAGCGCGAGATCCGCGCCTGCAACCTGGCCGGAGGGCGGCTGATAGCCGACACCATCGACCGTTCGTCGGGCGACTACGGGGAGGTCTGCTCCGAAGCCCTGAAGGACTGTCAAGGCGACAGGTTCAGCGGCGCCAGGACCGGCGACGTCGTTCCCTGGCTCGCCGAGGGGCTCGAGGCCTTCGTGGAGAGCGGCGAGGATCAGCGCCGCATAGAGATCGAGCAGCTCGTGGCGGGGGAGCCCCGCACCCTGCAGGTGGCCTTCGCCCGGATGCGCACCGCGAGCAGGGAGCTGGGCGGCGTGGTGGCGGGCATCACGGACATCACGCCGCTGCGCGCCCAGGAGCGGGAGGTGCGCGAGGGGCGCACCATGCTGCAGCGCGTCCTGGACGGCATCGGCGCGGGCATCCTGGTGGTGGATCCGAAGGACATGGGCATCGTCTACTGCAACGAACGGGCGGCGGAGATCGTCGGGCGGAGCAGGAAGGAGCTGCTCGGGACGGGCGCGGTCGCGGTCGGCTTCCTGGACAACCACAATGCGCCGCTCGGCCTGCAGCCGTTGCTCTCCAAGCCCAGGACCCTGGAGGATCTGCGCCTGAAGAGGCCGGACGGAGCCATCATCCCCGTGTCCATGACCGTGCTCACAGCGCCGCTGCAGGGCGAGCTCAAGATCGTCAAGGTCATCTTCGACATCAGCAGGCAGAAGGAGCTCGAGCGCCGCATACTCAACTCGCAGAAGCTCGAGTCCATCGGCCAGCTGGCCGCGGGCATCGCCCACGAGATCAACACGCCCATCCAGTACATCGGCGGCAACGTGGACTTCTTCGAATCCGCCTTCTCGGCCTACGAGCGCGCGGTGGAGGGGCTGGCGCGGACGCTCTCAGAGGAGGCCCCGGGCTCTCCCCCGGCCGGGGAGGCGCTGCGCAGGACCGCGGGCGAGCTCGCCCTCTTCCGCGAGGAGATCCCCCCGGCCCTGGAGCAGACCAAGGGGGGAGTGGAGCGCGTGGCGACCATCGTGCAGGGCATCCGGCGCTTCTCGCACCCGGGCGGCAACTCCAGGCGGCCCACGGACCTGAACAAGGCCGTGCACACGACCATCGAGGTGGCGCGCAACGAGTGGAAGCACGTGGCCGACGTGGACCTGGACCTCGCCCCGGACCTGCCCATGGTCTGGTGCAGCCCGGGCGACATCAACCAGGTGCTGCTCAACGTGGTGGTCAACGCGGCCCACGCCATAGCGGACAAGGTCAAGCACGAGGGCGGCAAGGGGAGCATCCGCATCGCCACGCGCGAGGACGACGGCGCGGTGGTCGTGACCCTCGCGGACACCGGCATGGGCATCAAGCCCGAGCACCAGAACAAGATCTTCGACCCCTTCTTCACCACCAAGGCCCCGGGGCTCGGAACCGGGCAGGGGCTGTCCATCGTCCACGCCATCATCGAGCAGCACCAGGGGAGTATCACCTTCGCGTCCACGCCGGGAGAGGGAACCACCTTCCATATCCGCATCCCCATAGGCGAGGCTCCGCCCCAGGGAGACGAGTGATGGCGCCCAAGGTCCTTTTCGTCGACGACGAGGAGGCCATGCTGGCCATGATCCGCCGCCAGATGCTCCTGCGCGGCGCGGCCGAGGCGCGCTTCACGGCCAAGGGCGAGGTCGCCCTGGCCTTTCTCGAGGCCGAGCCCTTCGACGTGGTGGTGGCCGACCTGCACATGCCGGACATGGACGGCGCGGACCTGCTCGCCGAGGTGGCCAGGCTCCAGCCCGGGGCCGCACGCCTGATCCTTTCCGGCGGTTACGATCCGTCCGACATGGTGCGATACGCTTTGATCGCGCATCAGATCATCCTCAAGCCCGTGACCGTGGACAATCTGCTGGCAACGGTGGACGCCCTGGCGCGGCTCAAGGAGGTCGTCACCAATCCGGCCCTGGCGGAGATGGTGGGCAGGATGCGCTCCCTGCCCGTGGTCCCGGAGGTCTACCTGCGGCTGCAGAAGCTCCTGTCCAGCGAGACCGTGAGCCTCGAGGACGTGGGCGAGGTCATCGCCCTGGACCCGGGCCTGACCACGACCATCCTGCGCCTGTGCAACTCCGCCTTCTTCGGCCAGGGCAGGGAGATCACCAGTCCGGTGCAGGCCGTGCGCCTGCTGGGTACGGAGATCATCAAGGCCCTGGCCCTGTTCGGCGGGCTGTTCCGCACCCTGTCGCCCGTGGAGGCCGCGGCCGCGGAGCTTTCGAACGTCTGGCGCCACTCCCTGCGCACCGCGGGCTGCGCGCGCAACATCGCCCTTGCCGCGCGCGGCGGGGTGAAGTTCTCGGAGCAGTGCTTCCTCGCCGGGCTGCTGCACGACATCGGCAAGATCCTGTTCATGGACAACTTTCCCGAGGAATACGGCAAGATCCAGGTCTGGGCCAGAGAGCGGCAGGCCTCCCTGCACCGCCTGGAGCGGGAGGAGTTCGGCGTCTGCCATGCCGAGATCGGCGCCTATCTCATGGGGCTCTGGGCGCTGTCCCCGGAGGTCACGCAGGCCGTGGCCTTCCACCACGACCTCGCCGGGAGCGGGGAACCGGCCCTGGACATCCTGGCCGTGCTGCACGCGGCCGACGTCCTGGAACGCGAGATATCGGGCGGACAGGGCGAGGACGACAGGTTTGACGAGGGCTATCTGGCCGCCGCCGGATGCCTGGAGCATCTGGACGAGTGGCGGCGGATATGCAGGGAGAACCTGGGCGAGGAACAGACAGAGGACCAGAACGGGGGAGAGACGTGAACCGCCGCATCCTGTTCATCGACGACGACGAGAACATCCTGGCCACCTTCCGCCGCAGCCTCGCGGGCCGCTTCGAGGTGGTGACCACGCAAAGCCCCATGGACGGCCTGGCCAGGCTGCAGGTGGAGGAACCCTACGCCGTGGTCGTGGCCGACCAGCGCATGCCCGAGATGGACGGCATCGAGCTGCTGGCCAAGGTGGCCAAGCTCTGCCCGGACACGGTGCGCATCATGCTCACGGGCTACGCCGAGCTCGAGACCGCCATCCTGGCGGTGAACGAGGGCAGCGTCTTCCGTTTCCTGACCAAGCCCTGCGAGACGCGCGTGCTCGGCCAGGTGCTGGACGCGGCGCTCGAGCAGTACCGCCTGGTGACCTCGGAGAAGGTCTTCCTGCGCAAGACGCTCAAGGGCTGCGTCGAGCTCCTGGCCGAGATCGTCTCGCTCTCCAACCCGGAGGCTTACGGCCGCGCCGAGCGGGCCAAGCGGCTCATCCGCGAGCTGCACAAGCGCCGGGGGCTGCCCGCCTTCTGGAAGGTGGAGACCGCGGCCATGCTCTCGCAGATCGGCCTGATCTTCCTGCCGCCGGAGCTGGTGGAAAAGGCGCAGAAGCTCGGTGAGGAAAAGGACGTGCAGCTATCGGCCACCGAGCTGCGCGACTACTCCGTGCACACGGAGCTCGCGGCCCAGCTCCTGGGCAAGATCCCCTACCTCGAGGACGTGGGCGCGATCATCAAGCTGCAGGACACCCTGCTCTCCGCCGCGCCGGACATGCCCCTGGGCGCCAGGGCGCTGAAGCTGGCCCTGGACTACGACACCCTCGCCCAGGCGGGCGTCGAGCGGCACGACGCCCTGGACACCATGCGCGGGCGCGACGGCTGGTACGACATGGATCTCTTTCCGGCCTTCGAGCGGGCCGTGTGCGACGACACGGGCTTCGCCCGGCGCAAGCTGCCGCTCTCCGCCCTCCGGCCGGGCATGGTCCTGCAGGAGGAGCTGGTGGCGGACAACGGCGTGCTGCTCATGGTCACGGACCAGGAGCTGACCGAGGCCACGCTGCTCAAGCTGGCCAACTTCCGCAAGTCCCACGCCCTGAAGCCCGAGATCAACGTGCTCGTGCCCCTGGCGCAGATCGACGAGGTGGACGGCAGCGTGAAGCACCTGCTGTAGATGCGCCCGGGCGGCGCAAGGCCCGGTCCGCGTGCGGCCCGGGGCCCGGGGGCGCAAGACCGCGCCGGGCCGCGCGGTCGCGCAGGGAGGCCGCGGTGCGGGCCGAAGCAGGAGAGAAGGAAGAAAACGGTCGCCCGGCAGGGCAGGGGAGAAGGGGAAGGGGCCTAGTGCTTGGCCCAGCCTTCCTCGACGCCGGTTCCGGCGATGTCCACGTCCAGGATCTTGCGCGGGCGGACGCCCATGCGGTTCTGGTAGCCCGCACGGCGGACCTTGACCCGGCCGACCTTCTGGTAGAGCATTTCGAGCGCGGTGCGGATCTCGTCCTGGGCGTGGTTGGTCAGGGCCAGCCCGGCCTTGCCCACGTCGTCGATGAAGACGCGCCGCGGTTCCTGGTCGTCGATGCCGATGTCGACAAAGGTGGCGAAATATTTTTCGAGCGGCACGAGCACGTTCTCGATGAGCTCGAGAAGGTCCTCTTCGTAGATTTCCTGTTCCATCAAAACCTCCGGGAAGGATCGGCTGCGCAAAATGTACCTTGAACCACGGCAAATGCAAGGGGCGGGGCTTGCCGCCGCCCGCAGCGGGAGGCGGCGCCGCGCGCGCACCGTCTGGCTCGTCTCGCTGCTCGTCACCGCCGTCGGCGCGCTCTTCCCGCACGGCAGCCTGCCGCCGGGCCATTTCCTGCGGGTGGGCTACGACCACTGGGCCCACTCCCTGGACTGGGCCTGGCTGACGGCCCTGCCCTTCCTCTTCCTGCACCGCAGCCGGGCCCTGACCATGTCCCTCGGGCTCGTCGGCTTCGGCCTGCTCATCGAGGTGCTGCAGTTCTTCGTGCCCGGCCGGGGCTGCCAGCTCAGCGACCTGGCGAGCGACATCGTGGGCGCGGCCATCGGGGTCTGCGCCGGGCTGCTCCTGCAGCGCCATTTCCAGGAATGATCGCGGAGAATTGATCCTGCCGGGCCCAGGGGCTGTCCGGCCAGGGCTCAGACCAGGTTCAGCGGGTCGTCCTCGGCCCGGCCCCCGCGCCTGAACACGAGCAGGGCGACCGGCACGTCGCTGCCCGCCGCTTCCGGCGCGTCCGCCGGAACCTCGTCCACGTCCATCTCCCACTCGCCGCCGACGCCCAGGGCGTTGGTGATCTCCAGCACCATCTTGGCCCGCACCAGGAAGCGGACCTCGTCCGCGACGCTCTGCTCGAGCACGGACTGCATGTGCGGGATCATGCCGCAGGCCACCTTGCGCAGGTCGTGCGCGCCGTGGAGGCCGGTGGGCGGGGCGATGAGCGGGGTCAGCTGTGTCGGGGGCGTCATGGGCGTTCCTTTGCGTGTCCTGTGCGCGGCGGCGGCACGTACCGCGCCGCCTGGGCCTGCGCGAGAAGTAGCCGGGCCCGCGGATTATGGCAAGGGGGCGTCTTTGGAGCTGTTTTTGCCGCGATATGAATTATTTTTTTGTAATACAAAAAGATATTCAATAATGCTCATAAAAGAAATCGCTGGAGCCTTTCCGCAGGTCGTGCCCGGACTGCAGGGGCAAGGCCCGTTCCCGCGGCGTTGCCATGCGGGAATGTAGGCGGAATGGGAGGTTCGTCTGGCGCATATCTTGACACCATTTTCAAAAAACGTAATGCATTTCGCAAGCCAAGGGGGACATGATGACCAGAAAAGTCCGCTCCGTGCGGGTTTCCGAGGAGCTGGCCGCGCTCGATCTGTCCGGCATCGTGCGCGAGTGCGAGCGCTACCTGCGGGACCTCGAGTCCGCGACCCTGCTGCACAACTCCGGCAACAAGGAGGCCGCCGAGGCCCTGCTCAAGGCGCGGCAGGCGGACCTGGGGCGCAAGATCGGCAAGAAGGTCTGGGAGGCCAGGATCGCCGAGCAGGAGAAAAAATAACCCTCCGCGCCGCCGCGTCTTCCGCCGGGTGCAGCCGTCCTGTCCCGCGCCGCCTCCCCACGCTTCCCGGCCTTGCAATTGACTGTTTTTTCGGACGAAACCCGTCCTGTCCCGGCGGTCCGGATTTGACATCCGCACCTTCCTGATGGCAAATTTTCCGACCTCCGCGGTCCGCACGAAAGGAGGGGGAAACGTGAAGGACTCGCTGTTCCAGCTCGCCGACCAGTCGCAGATAGCTGTCTGGCTTCTGATCGTCGCCGCTCTTCTCGTCCTGGCCGTGATCCTGGCGCGCAGGCTGCGCCACGGCGACCAGGATCTCAATCCGCTGCTCGTCAACCAGCCGGAAGGGATCCTCGACATCCTGCGGCAGGCCGCGGTGCGCAAGCACCGCTTCGAGATGCGCATCCGCCACGGCCTGCTCGAGGACCGTCTGCTCTCCACCATGGTCCTGGACGTCACCCCGGACAGGATGACCGTGGAACTGCCCGCCAACGTCCGGCCCAGCAAGGTCCTCGTGGGACTCACCGCCGAGGGCTACGTGACCGGCAAGACCCAGCAGGGCATGAGCTTCTACAGCTTCCGCACCCAGATCCTCGACGTGGGCCACAAGGCCGAGGACCAGGGCTACGTGGTCCTGGCCGTGCCCGCGGAGATGCAGCTCTACTCCCGCCGCTCCGCGCTGCGCACCGTGGTGCCGGACGGCTACCTCCTCGGCGTGCAGGCCTGGACCCCCGGGCCGATGGCCTCCGGCGAGCCGCTCGAGCCCGCGACGCTCGGCAAGCCGCTGCTCTCCTGGCGCAAGGGCCAGGGCGGGAGCGTGCGCCTGCTGGACCTCTCGGGCAACGGCCTGCGCCTGGGCAACGTGCCCGTGCCGCCCGGCGGGCGGGACATGGCCGAGGTCAGCCGCCACGTCGTGGTCTGCCTCGACCTGACCGACCCCGGCAGCGGCGATCCCGCCCGCCACTGGCTTGCCTGCGAGGTGCGCAACGAGTCGCCGCGCAGGGAAGGCTACGAGGACGTGGGGTTGCGCATCGAGGGCTTCGCCGTGGACGAGGGCGAGGGGAGGCTCGTCTGGCAGAGGCTCGAGGGCGGCAGCGAGGTGCCGGTGCTCGGGGGCTGGGTCTTCCGCTACCATCTCATCGCGCACCGCCAGGCCATCGCCGAGGCGGAGCGGGGCGCCTGAGCCGACGGGGCCGACGGGGCCGGGACGGGCCCGGCCTCAGCGCCTGGCGTCGAGGTAGCGCAGGAAGGCCTGGGCCTCGGGAAAGTCGGGCCGCCGCGCGAGGCATTCCTCGAGCAGGTTGCGGCACTCGTCCATCTCTCCCTTCTCGAAATAGGCGCGGGCCATGTTGAAGAGCAGGTGCTCGTCCTCCGGCGTGGCTCGGACGGCCTTGTGGTAGTGCTCGAGCGCGCCGTCCAGGTCCTTCTGCTTGCGCAGCGCGATGCCCAGGACGTTGCACTCCCTGGTCTGGCGCAGGATGATGTCGCGCGGCCGGTCCACGGCCTTGCGCAGCAGGCTGCGCGCCGCGGCGAACTTGCCGCTCCCGGCGCCGGGGACGGATATCTGCAGGGCCTTGAGCAGACCCTTCTCCTCGGGGGCAACGGCGGAGAGGTCGACGAGCGCGTCCTCCTCGCCCAGCTTGGCGCTGAGCGAGCGCACCAGGGGCTCGATGTACTGGGCCCAGATCTCGGGCTCGGGGGCGTAGATCCCGTCGAATTCGCCGCCGGGGATGATGCGCTTGATGCTCGAGACCTGCATGCGGTCGTTCAGGGCGTGGACGTGGTACTGCGTTCCCACGCGCACCGCGAACCAGAGCAGGCGCTCGCGGTCCTCGCGGGCCGAGCCGCCCATGCCGCGCACGCGCTCCGTGTAGGTGGCGTAGGCCCCGGATATCTCGGCGTCCACCCCGTCTCCCGTTTCTGGCTCAGTTCAAGATGAACAGGATCTTCTCGATGTAGCCCTTGATGGCCTGGGCCTCGTCCGCGTCCAGCTCGCTTATCTGCAGGCCGAGCGTCACGGCGTCCATGCGCGTCTCCACGCGCCTGACCGTCACCCCGGCCATGATCTCGCCGAAGTCGCCCAGGCTGAAGGTGGACACCAGCGAGTCCCCGGCCTGGACCTTGCGCAGGCCGCTCGGTCCGGTGAGCTTGAAGCGCGCCCGGATGCCGTGCTCGGAGAGGTCGCAGATCACGCCCTCGTGCTCGCCGAAGCGGCCCTGCAGGGACATGGGCAGCATGCAGGAGATGCGCGGCGCGGTGCGCAGGTCTATGCGGAAGAGGAGCGAGGGCACGGCCACCAGGAGCAGCGGTGTCGGGCGCAGGATGATGCGCAGCACGTGGGACTGGAACTGGTAGATGCCGCCCTGGCGCTGGTATTTGATCACCACGCCGTTGTCCACGAGCAGCCGCTCCTTGATGCGCGGGATGAGCGGCAGGCTGAAGAGCAGCAGGCTCTCCATGTCCGTGCCCACGTACCTTCCCTCCAGCTTGCCCTTGAGGCAGCGCAGGATCAGCTGGACTCCGTCGCCGGGGTCCAGGCGGCAGCTCGAGCCGGGCAGGCGCGAGACCTTGCGTGCGATGTCGCCTTCGGACATGACGTTGGGCATGGGCATGTACGCCGTTTGAGCGAAGATGGATGCCAAGATGGTTCCCCCCTCGCGGCCTTCGGCCGCGCATCCGGCATTGTGCGCTGTGCGCCCCTCACGAACGTAAGCCCGGCCGTTCCTCCGTACAAGTAGGGTTTACCCTGATATGTCGCAGATATCTTGCAGATATCTCGCGGATATCGCGCGGATATCGCGCGGGCGGTCCGCAATATATCCGCGGCTCCGCTGCGCGGACCCCGCCCCCCGGCCGAGCCCGTCCGCGGTTCAGCCCTCGAAGTGGCGGGCGATGGTCGCGGCGTCGTCCGGATGGGCGACGGCGTCCAGCTCCTTGGCCTCGCCGTAGCAGTGGAAGCCGTCGGTCGCCAGGTTCACGTAGCCTGCCGAGCGCACGGTGGAATAGGGGATCTGCTCGCGCATTTCGTCGAAGGCGATGCGCTCGGGGAAGATGAAGGGCACTGACTTGCCCGCGAAATCCTCGAACAGGATGTATTTCACGATTCCCCTCCCTGGCTTTTCGCGATGATGGCCTTGGCCGGGACCAGGGCCGTGGCCGCGGCGGAGACGATGTTGCCCGCCACGCCGGGGCCGTCGCCCGCAACATACATGCCTTTGACCGCGGTCTGCAAGTCGTTGTCCGTTTCCACCTGGGTGGCGAAGAACTTGATCTCCGGCGCGTAGAGGAGCGTCTCGTCGTTGGCCACGCCCGGGACCACCGCGTCGAGCTTTAAGAGCCCCTCCATGAGGTTGGTGAGGATGCGCTCGGGCAGGGCCATGGCGATGTCACCGCAGGTCACGTCGGTCAGGGTGGGCTGGATGTAGCCCTTGCGCACCCGGTTCCACGTCGAGCGGCGGCCGCGCTTGAGGTCGCCGAAGCGCTGCAGGATGGGCTTGCCCCCGCCGATGATCGAGGCCAGGCGGCCGATGGACTCGCCGTAGGCCTGGTTGTCCGTGACCGGCTCGGTGAGGATGACCTTGGAGAGGAAGGCGAAGTTGGTGTTCTCGCTCTTCTTGTGCATGTAGGCGTGGCCGTTCACGCAGACGAAGTCCTGGTAGTTCTCCATGGCCACGTAGCCGCCGCGGTTGGTGCAGAAGGTCCGCGTCTGGTCGTCGTACTTCTGGGTCTGGATGAAGAAGGTCGGATCGTAGATCACGTCCGTGATGTCGTTCATGATGTCGTTGTGCGTCTCCACGCGCACGCCGACCTCGATGCCGCGCTGGCCCAGGTGCAGCCCCAGGCGCCGCGCCACGCCGCCGACCCATTCCGCGCCCACCCGGCCCGGGGCCAGGATGACGTTTTTGCAGGCGTACTCGCCCTCGGCCGTGACCACGCCCGCGATGCGGCCCCTGGACACGGCCACGTCCTTGACCTCCACGCCGGTCCGGATGGTCACGCCCTTGGCCGTGAGGTAGTCGTGCATGCCCTGGATGTGGCCGGGCAGGTTGTCCGAGCCCAGGTGCTTCTGCTTGATGAGCAACAGCTCCATGCCCGCCTTGCGCGCCTCCTGGCGGATGCGCTTGGCCGCGTCCATGTCCGTCGGGTAGACCGGGCCGTCCATGCCGAAGCGGTTGAAGATGGCCTCGGTCTCGTCGATGAGCGCCTTGGCCGCGTCCACGGACATGAACTGCGTGAGGTCGGTCTTGCCCAGGATATGGATGAAGTTGAGCTTGCCGTCCGAGAACAGCCCGGCCCCGCCCACGCCCGCCAGGATGTGGCAGGGCGAGCATTTGATGCAGTCCTTGTAGGTCTGCTGGGCGATGGGGCAGCGCCGCTTGTCCGGGCCCTTGCCCTTGTCGATGAGCAGGACCGAAAGGTCCGAGTGCTCGGCCAGGTGGTAGGCGGCGAAGAGCCCGGCAGGGCCAGCGCCGACGATGATCACGTCGTACGGGGTTGCGTGCGTGGTGGGCACGGCGTCCTCCTTCGGGCGCGGATGCGCCGCTGAACATTGGGCGAAATTTCAGACTATGGAGGAATGGGCGTGGCGCGCAAGAGAAAAATCACCGGGCCGCATCCCGCCGCCGGGCGCCGAAATCCCGGGCCCGGGCACGCCGGAAAGGGAGGGAAGACGCCGCGGGGAGCTCAGGCCGGACGGCGCAGCTCGTCTGCCTGGGCGGCCAGCATGCCCGCCAGCATGAGCCCGCAGCCCACGAGGCCGCGCAAAGGGATGACCTCGTCCAGCAGGAGCCAGCCCGCCAGGGCCGCGAACGCCCCCTCCAGGCTCAGGATGATGGCCGCGTGCGCCGGGTGTGCGTCGCGCTGGGCCACGACCTGCAGCGT
This genomic window from Desulfovibrio sp. X2 contains:
- a CDS encoding PAS domain-containing hybrid sensor histidine kinase/response regulator, encoding MGEKRPPSPLGVVGLYVVVFCAWILFSDRALEFVTHDPHLLTSLQTIKGWLFVALTACLLYLALKKLGDAYKEKLTLYDSLFEQSRFPMWLIDPSRKCLVKANAMASQVYGYTPEEFRGMPLSRINMNDPEYLHGCMQKVLRGEHNVFRFIHRLGDGSLRHMEVFTSVIRIKSRTLLFSTMVDMTEAFEKDKELSRLHGLLAGFLDNSPLPSCITDPRDRVVLVNAAWKRFTGRGEEQSVGRPLSDIFGAETAARFSDAAAQVRRQGAPLEREEQVTMGDRSSVLRTIKFPLTFGEGADPLVGCVALDVTGEKEAEALLVQAKERAEAANRAKSDFLANMSHELRTPLNGAMGMLQLLRTTQMAPDQQEYADIALQSCSTLTQLLSDLLDLSRIEAGETALEEEFFKLRDVLQSIVAVFEHGAREKGIGLTLHMQEDIPEIVFGDVAKIRQILLNLVGNAVKFTESGEVRVEAASLPRTAGAMRVLLRVVDTGIGIPDDRLQEMFEPFTQMESSYTRRYQGAGLGLRIVKRLVGLLRGNACISSLPGEGTEALVRLDLKTAEDAPRISRAAHGQQAREEAPPAAEPGRKRILLVEDDRINQLALRIGLEQHGYEVSTASNGREAVERFAEGGADLVVMDIQMPVMNGMEATRLIRETEAGRQVPIVAVTAYAMRGDSEAFLQEGMDAYLAKPVDFDELLRTITRLKAPVGEKRG
- a CDS encoding ATP-binding protein, whose product is MGEARQMSPLSADQIGQEARSRLSEGLKAASEDILERVLQYAERQGYTRRTTMHRGAWEMSVEGLRRALVSSLVAGSPLEFEPEDRFSEGSAADFAIAEARAHRGRGVPLSMFLGLFKYYRSGFLEAARALASGDAEAEAFGLLVSRFFDRVELGMVEEWIGHGADERLAELQAANRLLTSEKNTYQAAFENAFAPVFIFGPEREIRACNLAGGRLIADTIDRSSGDYGEVCSEALKDCQGDRFSGARTGDVVPWLAEGLEAFVESGEDQRRIEIEQLVAGEPRTLQVAFARMRTASRELGGVVAGITDITPLRAQEREVREGRTMLQRVLDGIGAGILVVDPKDMGIVYCNERAAEIVGRSRKELLGTGAVAVGFLDNHNAPLGLQPLLSKPRTLEDLRLKRPDGAIIPVSMTVLTAPLQGELKIVKVIFDISRQKELERRILNSQKLESIGQLAAGIAHEINTPIQYIGGNVDFFESAFSAYERAVEGLARTLSEEAPGSPPAGEALRRTAGELALFREEIPPALEQTKGGVERVATIVQGIRRFSHPGGNSRRPTDLNKAVHTTIEVARNEWKHVADVDLDLAPDLPMVWCSPGDINQVLLNVVVNAAHAIADKVKHEGGKGSIRIATREDDGAVVVTLADTGMGIKPEHQNKIFDPFFTTKAPGLGTGQGLSIVHAIIEQHQGSITFASTPGEGTTFHIRIPIGEAPPQGDE
- a CDS encoding response regulator; amino-acid sequence: MAPKVLFVDDEEAMLAMIRRQMLLRGAAEARFTAKGEVALAFLEAEPFDVVVADLHMPDMDGADLLAEVARLQPGAARLILSGGYDPSDMVRYALIAHQIILKPVTVDNLLATVDALARLKEVVTNPALAEMVGRMRSLPVVPEVYLRLQKLLSSETVSLEDVGEVIALDPGLTTTILRLCNSAFFGQGREITSPVQAVRLLGTEIIKALALFGGLFRTLSPVEAAAAELSNVWRHSLRTAGCARNIALAARGGVKFSEQCFLAGLLHDIGKILFMDNFPEEYGKIQVWARERQASLHRLEREEFGVCHAEIGAYLMGLWALSPEVTQAVAFHHDLAGSGEPALDILAVLHAADVLEREISGGQGEDDRFDEGYLAAAGCLEHLDEWRRICRENLGEEQTEDQNGGET
- a CDS encoding HD domain-containing phosphohydrolase, which gives rise to MNRRILFIDDDENILATFRRSLAGRFEVVTTQSPMDGLARLQVEEPYAVVVADQRMPEMDGIELLAKVAKLCPDTVRIMLTGYAELETAILAVNEGSVFRFLTKPCETRVLGQVLDAALEQYRLVTSEKVFLRKTLKGCVELLAEIVSLSNPEAYGRAERAKRLIRELHKRRGLPAFWKVETAAMLSQIGLIFLPPELVEKAQKLGEEKDVQLSATELRDYSVHTELAAQLLGKIPYLEDVGAIIKLQDTLLSAAPDMPLGARALKLALDYDTLAQAGVERHDALDTMRGRDGWYDMDLFPAFERAVCDDTGFARRKLPLSALRPGMVLQEELVADNGVLLMVTDQELTEATLLKLANFRKSHALKPEINVLVPLAQIDEVDGSVKHLL
- a CDS encoding VanZ family protein; this encodes MYLEPRQMQGAGLAAARSGRRRRARTVWLVSLLVTAVGALFPHGSLPPGHFLRVGYDHWAHSLDWAWLTALPFLFLHRSRALTMSLGLVGFGLLIEVLQFFVPGRGCQLSDLASDIVGAAIGVCAGLLLQRHFQE
- a CDS encoding tetratricopeptide repeat protein, producing the protein MDAEISGAYATYTERVRGMGGSAREDRERLLWFAVRVGTQYHVHALNDRMQVSSIKRIIPGGEFDGIYAPEPEIWAQYIEPLVRSLSAKLGEEDALVDLSAVAPEEKGLLKALQISVPGAGSGKFAAARSLLRKAVDRPRDIILRQTRECNVLGIALRKQKDLDGALEHYHKAVRATPEDEHLLFNMARAYFEKGEMDECRNLLEECLARRPDFPEAQAFLRYLDARR